The following proteins are co-located in the Flavobacteriales bacterium genome:
- the moeB gene encoding molybdopterin-synthase adenylyltransferase MoeB → MTFSREELARYDRHIIIPEFNIEGQKKLKAAKVLVIGSGGLGSPLLQYLAAAGVGTIGIVDYDVVDDSNLQRQVLFDVKDVGRPKVEAARDRILGINPHITVHTYNTQFHSSNALDIIRDKDYDIVADGTDNFPTRYLVNDACVIAGKVNVYGSIFRFDGQVAVFNYTDKDGVIGPNYRDLFPTPPPPGLVPSCAEGGVLGVLPGIIGSLQANEVIKVITGLGDVLSGKLYLFDALSFESRTLKVRKNEQLKITELIDYEQFCGLKPDAETEKKMKEISVQELKAWKDNNEEFQLIDVREAHEYEIVNLNGELMPLSQLPNMDLGEKVSRDKKVVVHCKMGGRSAKAIELIEAKYGHDNLYNLVGGITAYAKEIDPSLPIY, encoded by the coding sequence ATTACCTTTTCAAGAGAAGAACTGGCGCGTTACGACCGGCACATCATCATCCCCGAGTTTAACATCGAAGGTCAGAAAAAGCTGAAGGCCGCGAAGGTGCTGGTGATCGGTTCCGGCGGACTGGGAAGTCCGCTGCTGCAATACCTTGCCGCTGCAGGCGTGGGTACCATTGGCATTGTAGACTATGATGTGGTGGACGACAGCAATCTGCAACGCCAGGTGTTGTTTGATGTGAAAGATGTGGGCAGGCCTAAAGTGGAAGCAGCAAGGGATCGCATCCTGGGTATCAATCCACACATCACCGTGCATACCTACAACACCCAGTTCCATTCTTCCAATGCCCTGGACATCATCCGCGACAAAGACTACGACATCGTAGCAGACGGAACAGATAATTTCCCTACACGCTACCTGGTGAATGACGCCTGTGTCATTGCAGGTAAAGTCAATGTCTATGGCTCCATCTTCCGCTTTGATGGTCAGGTGGCCGTATTCAATTACACAGACAAAGACGGGGTGATCGGACCCAACTACCGCGACCTCTTCCCTACCCCACCACCGCCCGGACTCGTACCCAGCTGCGCAGAAGGTGGCGTTCTCGGTGTGCTGCCCGGCATCATCGGAAGTCTGCAGGCCAATGAAGTGATCAAGGTAATTACCGGATTGGGCGATGTTTTGTCAGGTAAATTGTATTTATTTGATGCCCTTTCCTTTGAGAGCAGAACCCTGAAGGTGCGTAAAAACGAGCAACTGAAGATCACGGAACTGATTGACTACGAACAGTTCTGCGGATTGAAACCGGATGCTGAAACAGAAAAGAAAATGAAAGAGATCTCCGTGCAGGAACTGAAAGCCTGGAAAGACAACAACGAAGAGTTTCAACTCATCGATGTGCGTGAAGCTCACGAATATGAGATCGTGAACCTCAACGGTGAACTCATGCCCCTGTCACAACTACCCAATATGGACCTGGGTGAGAAAGTATCCAGGGATAAAAAAGTGGTGGTACACTGTAAAATGGGTGGCAGAAGTGCCAAAGCCATTGAACTGATAGAAGCCAAATATGGCCACGACAACCTGTATAACCTCGTCGGCGGGATCACGGCCTACGCCAAGGAAATTGATCCGTCACTGCCGATCTATTAA
- a CDS encoding phosphoadenylyl-sulfate reductase, whose amino-acid sequence MNLDELNKKYKSLNYEERILALFEDFPPEKILLTSSFGTTSAFLLHLFSRLKKGHPVHFIDTTYLFKETLDYKDELIRLYGLNVVEVKPEDWKNEFTKTDKTWTKDPDLCCSINKVEPLEKIKDEYDVWISGLMGYQSKYRKRLPIFEQKRGIIKFYPLIDVTEAQRDAYIEEHQLPFHPMKDLGYSSVGCAQCTVKGKNREGRWEGKSKSECGLHL is encoded by the coding sequence TTGAACCTCGACGAACTAAATAAGAAGTACAAATCGCTGAACTACGAAGAGCGTATCCTGGCTCTTTTCGAGGACTTCCCACCCGAAAAGATCCTGCTGACCTCCTCGTTCGGTACGACATCGGCTTTCCTTCTGCACCTTTTCAGCAGGCTGAAGAAAGGCCACCCCGTACATTTCATCGATACGACCTACCTTTTCAAGGAAACCCTGGACTACAAAGACGAACTGATCCGGTTGTACGGACTCAATGTGGTAGAGGTAAAACCGGAAGACTGGAAAAACGAATTCACCAAAACCGATAAGACCTGGACGAAAGATCCCGACCTCTGCTGCTCCATCAACAAGGTAGAGCCCCTGGAGAAGATCAAGGATGAATACGATGTATGGATCTCCGGGCTGATGGGCTATCAAAGCAAGTACCGGAAACGCCTGCCCATCTTCGAGCAGAAACGGGGTATCATCAAATTCTATCCTCTGATTGATGTGACTGAAGCACAACGGGATGCCTACATTGAGGAACACCAGCTGCCCTTTCACCCGATGAAAGATCTGGGCTATTCTTCTGTGGGCTGCGCCCAGTGTACCGTCAAAGGGAAGAACCGGGAAGGCCGGTGGGAAGGAAAATCCAAATCGGAATGCGGACTCCACCTCTGA
- a CDS encoding homoserine dehydrogenase, with protein sequence MEGKEIKIGLFGFGCVGQGLYDVLNMSQGLKARIDKFCVKDPNKKRSIDASNFTYDKEDILGRKDLDVVVELIDNSEDAFEIVSRAMKNGVNVVTANKKMLAEHFAELYKLQMDNNVSLIYEGSAGGSIPIIRNLEEYYDNELLTSICGIVNGSTNYILSKMLFDNMPYADALKEAQENGFAEANPWLDVAGYDALYKLVLLIVHSFGVILKPEDVLNVGIQNIRIHDIHFAREKQLRIKLLAYATKINDQVRAYVLPHFVTRESELFNVNYEYNAIEVEGAFSDKQMLAGKGAGSHPTGSAVLSDISALTYNYKYGYKKLKKNGANGTAENVTAMLDNDFTIKLYIRFSNPESLKELEIISIEEEFRSAKTNYVIANVAFKSLFNLKGNKDTELFVCVVDDNA encoded by the coding sequence ATGGAAGGCAAGGAAATAAAGATCGGATTGTTTGGCTTCGGATGCGTGGGACAGGGACTGTATGATGTATTAAACATGTCTCAGGGACTGAAAGCACGCATTGACAAATTCTGTGTGAAAGACCCAAATAAGAAACGCTCCATTGATGCATCAAACTTTACCTATGACAAGGAAGATATCCTCGGACGCAAAGACCTTGATGTGGTGGTGGAACTTATCGATAACTCCGAAGATGCTTTTGAGATCGTCAGCCGTGCGATGAAGAACGGCGTGAATGTCGTCACCGCCAACAAGAAAATGCTCGCTGAACATTTTGCGGAACTGTACAAACTGCAGATGGATAACAACGTGTCTCTCATCTATGAAGGTTCGGCAGGCGGCAGCATTCCCATCATCCGGAACCTCGAAGAATATTACGACAATGAGTTGCTCACCAGCATCTGTGGCATTGTAAACGGATCCACCAACTACATCTTGTCCAAGATGTTGTTCGATAACATGCCCTATGCCGACGCATTGAAAGAAGCACAGGAAAACGGCTTTGCGGAAGCCAATCCCTGGCTGGATGTGGCGGGATACGATGCCCTGTACAAACTGGTGCTGCTTATCGTTCATTCATTCGGTGTGATCCTGAAGCCGGAAGACGTGCTGAATGTCGGCATCCAGAACATCCGCATACACGACATTCACTTTGCTCGTGAAAAACAACTCCGGATCAAATTGCTGGCCTATGCCACCAAGATCAATGACCAGGTAAGGGCTTATGTACTGCCGCATTTCGTGACGCGGGAAAGCGAATTGTTCAATGTGAATTACGAGTACAACGCCATCGAAGTGGAAGGCGCTTTCTCAGACAAACAGATGCTTGCCGGCAAGGGAGCAGGAAGTCACCCCACCGGAAGCGCCGTGCTTTCAGACATCTCCGCATTGACCTATAATTACAAATACGGCTACAAAAAGCTGAAGAAGAATGGTGCCAACGGAACGGCGGAGAATGTAACCGCTATGCTGGACAACGACTTCACGATCAAGTTGTACATACGTTTCTCAAACCCGGAGTCATTGAAAGAACTGGAGATCATTTCCATCGAAGAAGAATTCCGTTCCGCCAAAACAAACTACGTGATCGCGAATGTGGCGTTTAAGTCCCTGTTCAATCTGAAGGGAAACAAAGACACCGAACTTTTTGTTTGTGTGGTGGATGACAATGCATGA
- a CDS encoding MoaD/ThiS family protein, with translation MAKLIIPTPLRKFTENQATYETEGQNVKEVVTKLTQAFPGVAPHILDEQGQIRAFINIFVGDENINDLQQENTAVAGDTVVSIVPAIAGGSPN, from the coding sequence ATGGCAAAACTGATCATCCCGACCCCGCTGAGAAAGTTCACTGAGAACCAGGCCACCTATGAGACCGAAGGACAGAATGTGAAGGAAGTGGTTACCAAACTCACCCAGGCATTTCCCGGTGTGGCACCACACATCCTGGATGAGCAAGGCCAGATCCGTGCCTTCATCAACATTTTTGTGGGCGATGAAAACATCAACGACCTGCAACAGGAAAACACAGCAGTCGCCGGTGATACCGTGGTTAGCATTGTGCCAGCCATCGCCGGCGGAAGTCCGAACTGA